From a single Sinomonas atrocyanea genomic region:
- a CDS encoding acyltransferase yields the protein MDRIDATAVVEDGAQIGSATTLWQYAHVRAGARIGSECTVGRGVYVGPGAVVGDRCKLQNYALVYEPAVLEDGAFVGPGAVLTNDLNPRAVNPDGTPKSAADWDAVGVWVGRGAAIGARAVCVAPVRIGAWATVAAGAVVVRDVPDYALVAGVPARRIGWVGEAGHRLKEDTAEAGTAWVCPATGTRYTEDAGRLRRAEA from the coding sequence ATGGATCGGATCGACGCAACGGCGGTGGTCGAGGACGGCGCGCAGATCGGGTCCGCGACCACCCTCTGGCAGTACGCGCACGTGCGGGCCGGCGCCCGGATCGGCAGCGAGTGCACCGTGGGCCGGGGGGTGTACGTGGGCCCCGGCGCCGTGGTCGGCGACCGCTGCAAACTGCAGAACTACGCGCTCGTGTACGAGCCCGCGGTGCTCGAGGACGGCGCCTTCGTGGGCCCCGGCGCAGTCCTCACGAATGACCTGAACCCGCGGGCCGTCAACCCGGACGGCACGCCCAAGTCGGCCGCCGACTGGGACGCGGTGGGCGTCTGGGTGGGCCGGGGCGCCGCCATCGGCGCCAGGGCGGTGTGCGTGGCGCCGGTGCGGATCGGGGCGTGGGCCACGGTGGCGGCCGGCGCCGTCGTGGTGCGGGACGTGCCGGACTACGCGTTGGTGGCCGGCGTTCCGGCCCGCCGGATCGGCTGGGTGGGCGAGGCGGGCCACCGCCTGAAGGAGGATACGGCCGAGGCCGGGACCGCGTGGGTGTGCCCCGCGACCGGCACCCGGTACACCGAGGACGCCGGGCGGCTGCGGAGGGCCGAGGCGTGA
- the nhaA gene encoding Na+/H+ antiporter NhaA, whose product MPQPAPRRRPLASTLSRGTYPEYRRIAEILRKETVGGALLLLATVAALVWANSPAGPAYTALRDARLGYAPWHLELSVGSWAADGLLALFFFVAGLELKREFVAGDLRRPSAALVPVVAAFGGVAVPALVYVGVNLAAGSDGLKGWAIPTATDIAFALAVLAVISTHLPAALRTFLLTLAVVDDLLAIAIIAFFYSSDLAPAYLLLALVPLSAFGVLVQLRVRAWYLLVPLALATWALVHASGIHATVAGVLLAFTVPVLRSAKNGGPEAGPGLAEIFEHRLRPLSAGVAVPVFAFFSAGVAIGGWDGLVSALQDPVALGIAAALVAGKAAGVFSATWLVAKSQHADLDSDLAWIDLAGLALLTGVGFTVSLLISELSFGPASPHGEHAKAAILAGSVTAALLAAVVLRARNRHYRRVEAAESVATGDADGDGIPDAFERGTAG is encoded by the coding sequence GTGCCGCAGCCCGCCCCGCGCCGTCGTCCGCTGGCCTCCACCCTCAGCCGCGGAACCTACCCCGAGTACCGCCGCATCGCCGAGATCCTCCGCAAGGAGACGGTGGGCGGCGCGCTGCTGCTGCTCGCGACCGTGGCGGCGCTCGTGTGGGCCAACTCCCCCGCCGGGCCGGCCTACACCGCCCTGCGCGACGCGCGGCTCGGCTACGCACCGTGGCACCTCGAGCTCAGCGTCGGTTCGTGGGCGGCCGACGGCCTGCTCGCCCTGTTCTTCTTCGTCGCCGGGCTCGAGCTCAAGCGCGAGTTCGTGGCCGGCGACCTGCGCCGGCCCTCCGCGGCGCTCGTGCCCGTGGTCGCGGCATTCGGCGGGGTCGCGGTGCCGGCGCTCGTCTACGTGGGCGTCAACCTCGCCGCGGGCTCCGACGGGCTGAAGGGATGGGCGATCCCGACGGCGACCGATATCGCCTTCGCCCTCGCGGTCCTGGCCGTGATCAGCACCCACCTGCCCGCGGCGCTGCGCACCTTCCTGCTGACCCTGGCCGTGGTGGACGACCTGCTCGCGATCGCCATCATCGCCTTCTTCTACTCCTCCGACCTGGCGCCCGCCTACCTGCTGCTAGCCCTGGTGCCGCTCTCCGCGTTCGGAGTCCTCGTCCAGCTCCGCGTCCGCGCCTGGTACCTGCTCGTCCCGCTCGCGCTCGCGACGTGGGCCCTCGTGCACGCCTCCGGCATCCATGCGACGGTCGCCGGCGTGCTCCTGGCCTTCACCGTGCCCGTGCTGCGCAGCGCGAAGAACGGCGGCCCCGAGGCGGGCCCGGGCCTCGCGGAGATCTTCGAGCACCGGCTCCGGCCCCTCTCGGCCGGGGTGGCGGTGCCCGTCTTCGCCTTCTTCTCCGCGGGCGTGGCCATCGGCGGGTGGGACGGCCTCGTCTCCGCGCTGCAGGATCCGGTGGCGCTCGGCATCGCCGCGGCCCTCGTGGCGGGCAAGGCCGCCGGGGTGTTCTCCGCCACCTGGCTCGTGGCCAAGAGCCAGCACGCCGATCTCGACTCGGACCTCGCGTGGATCGACCTCGCGGGCCTGGCGCTGCTCACGGGGGTGGGCTTCACCGTCTCCCTGCTCATCTCCGAGCTCTCCTTCGGCCCCGCCTCCCCGCACGGCGAGCACGCCAAGGCCGCGATCCTCGCCGGGTCGGTGACGGCGGCGCTGCTCGCCGCCGTCGTGCTCCGTGCCCGCAACCGGCACTACCGGCGCGTGGAGGCCGCCGAGTCGGTCGCGACCGGCGACGCGGACGGCGACGGCATCCCGGACGCGTTCGAGCGGGGCACCGCGGGCTGA
- a CDS encoding WecB/TagA/CpsF family glycosyltransferase — protein MSAPARVQLGGTAVTLLDAAEAVEAILGGCRGRTAPLGVVSANLDHVFHFGAGGRWQHALEAADDVEWLTLLDGAPLAVEAERITGRAWPRLAGSDLIGPLLDRAAADGLRVGFLGGSPAAQELLAARLAERRPGLAVAGFWSPSREELGDPDSARAAALAVAAARTDVLVVGLGKPRQELWIAEHGAHTGARALLAFGAVVDFLAERIQRAPAWVAEHGFEWAWRLALEPARLSERYLVQGPEAYLRLRRHSAAGGIALSAAARREAARASARAAHPAGRGLPRDGGGARPDAEGAFVRDGEGAEVAVVVVTYNNADTVDALVASLRREARAVRLRVVVADNSPDRATLDALARHPDVRAFPTGGNLGYAGGINAAVAAAGDAEAYLVLNPDTEVSPGAVAALLARLRASGAGAVVPLLIDDDSAPHLSLRREPTAARIWGDALFGAHFAGRPQWCAETDYEPESYAHAHTVDWATGAAMLVSAHAAAETGPWDERYFMYSEETDYCHSLRARGFEVWFEPAARVRHSGAGSGTSGPLAALLAVNRIRYMRKHHPGASAALASAAVVAREALRSYDGGHRRTLAALLRPRRWGALVPLAGPAVVPGQPPVPAAPAEHPRGSIVIPAHNEEAVIGRTLERLRPALASGRVEVIVACNACTDATAEVARAFDGVRVLELPEPGKGRALNAADAVATQWPRVYLDADIELPPAALASVLAELGRGRYLAGRPGFRYDDTGCDPLVAAYYRARVRVPSNRAALWGAGCYALSEAGHRRLGRFPEDAADDYYVDALFPAEAKVILDCEPVTVRPPQTAGSLISTLHRVYRAPALAGGGTPGRTVRGLLASVRGPLSAADAAVYATFALVGRRIGPLAGPAPWERDESSRR, from the coding sequence GTGAGCGCGCCGGCCAGGGTGCAGCTCGGCGGCACCGCCGTGACTCTCCTCGACGCAGCGGAGGCCGTCGAGGCCATCCTCGGCGGCTGCCGCGGGCGCACCGCGCCCCTCGGCGTCGTCTCGGCGAACCTCGACCACGTCTTCCACTTCGGCGCGGGCGGCCGCTGGCAGCACGCGCTCGAGGCCGCCGACGACGTCGAGTGGCTCACGCTGCTCGACGGGGCGCCGCTCGCCGTCGAGGCCGAGAGGATCACCGGCAGGGCCTGGCCGCGGCTCGCCGGCAGCGACCTGATCGGCCCGCTCCTGGACCGCGCCGCGGCAGACGGGCTGCGCGTCGGCTTCCTCGGCGGCAGCCCCGCGGCACAGGAACTGCTCGCCGCCCGGCTGGCCGAGCGGCGGCCGGGCCTCGCGGTGGCCGGCTTCTGGAGTCCCAGCCGGGAGGAGCTCGGGGACCCGGACTCGGCACGCGCCGCGGCCCTCGCGGTCGCCGCGGCCCGCACCGACGTGCTCGTCGTGGGCCTGGGCAAGCCGCGGCAGGAGCTGTGGATCGCCGAGCATGGCGCGCACACCGGGGCGCGGGCGCTGCTCGCGTTCGGCGCCGTGGTCGACTTCCTGGCCGAGCGCATCCAGCGGGCCCCCGCCTGGGTGGCCGAGCATGGCTTCGAATGGGCGTGGAGGCTCGCCCTCGAGCCGGCCCGCCTCTCCGAGCGGTACCTGGTGCAGGGGCCCGAGGCCTACCTGCGCCTGCGCCGGCACAGTGCCGCGGGAGGCATCGCGCTGTCCGCCGCGGCACGGCGGGAGGCCGCCCGGGCCTCGGCGCGTGCCGCCCACCCTGCTGGCCGGGGCCTGCCCCGGGACGGCGGCGGTGCCCGGCCAGACGCCGAGGGCGCGTTCGTGCGCGACGGCGAGGGCGCCGAGGTCGCGGTCGTCGTCGTGACCTACAACAACGCGGACACGGTGGACGCGCTCGTCGCCTCGCTACGGCGGGAGGCCCGCGCGGTGCGGCTCCGCGTCGTCGTCGCCGACAACTCCCCCGACCGGGCCACGCTCGACGCGCTCGCCCGGCACCCCGACGTCCGCGCCTTCCCCACCGGCGGGAACCTCGGGTACGCGGGCGGGATCAATGCCGCCGTGGCCGCGGCCGGGGACGCCGAGGCGTACCTCGTCCTCAATCCCGACACCGAGGTCTCCCCCGGGGCCGTCGCCGCGCTCCTGGCGAGGCTGCGCGCGAGCGGGGCGGGCGCCGTCGTGCCCCTCCTCATCGACGACGACAGCGCGCCGCACCTCTCGCTGCGGCGGGAGCCCACCGCGGCGCGGATCTGGGGCGATGCCCTCTTCGGGGCGCACTTCGCCGGCCGCCCGCAGTGGTGCGCCGAGACCGACTACGAGCCCGAGAGCTACGCCCACGCGCACACCGTGGACTGGGCCACCGGCGCCGCGATGCTCGTCTCGGCCCATGCCGCGGCGGAGACCGGCCCCTGGGACGAGCGCTACTTCATGTACTCCGAGGAGACGGACTACTGCCATTCCCTCCGCGCGCGCGGCTTCGAGGTCTGGTTCGAGCCGGCGGCCCGGGTGCGGCACTCGGGTGCGGGGTCCGGGACCTCGGGCCCCCTCGCAGCCCTCCTGGCCGTCAACCGCATCCGCTACATGCGCAAGCACCACCCCGGCGCCTCCGCGGCACTCGCCTCCGCCGCCGTCGTCGCCCGGGAGGCGCTGCGCTCGTACGACGGCGGCCACCGCCGCACGCTGGCGGCGCTCCTCCGCCCGCGCCGCTGGGGCGCCCTCGTGCCGCTGGCCGGTCCCGCCGTCGTGCCCGGCCAGCCCCCCGTCCCCGCCGCGCCCGCCGAGCACCCCCGAGGAAGCATCGTGATCCCCGCCCACAACGAGGAGGCGGTGATCGGCCGGACGCTCGAGAGGCTCAGGCCGGCGCTCGCGAGCGGGCGCGTCGAAGTGATCGTGGCGTGCAACGCCTGCACCGACGCGACCGCGGAGGTGGCGCGGGCCTTCGACGGGGTGCGCGTGCTCGAGCTGCCGGAGCCGGGCAAGGGCCGGGCGCTCAACGCCGCGGACGCCGTGGCCACGCAGTGGCCCCGTGTCTACCTGGACGCCGACATCGAGCTCCCGCCGGCGGCGCTGGCCAGCGTGCTGGCCGAGCTGGGACGGGGCCGGTACTTGGCCGGGCGGCCGGGCTTCCGCTATGACGACACGGGGTGCGATCCGCTCGTCGCGGCCTACTACCGGGCCCGCGTGCGGGTCCCGTCGAACCGTGCTGCGCTGTGGGGCGCCGGCTGCTATGCCCTCAGCGAGGCCGGCCACCGCCGGCTCGGTCGCTTCCCCGAGGACGCCGCGGACGACTACTACGTCGATGCCCTGTTCCCCGCCGAAGCGAAGGTCATCCTCGACTGCGAGCCCGTCACTGTACGCCCCCCGCAGACGGCGGGCTCGCTCATCTCCACCCTGCACCGCGTCTACCGTGCCCCCGCCCTCGCCGGCGGGGGCACGCCGGGACGCACCGTCCGCGGACTCCTCGCCTCCGTGCGCGGGCCGCTCTCCGCGGCCGACGCCGCCGTGTACGCGACGTTCGCGCTCGTGGGGCGCAGGATCGGCCCGCTCGCGGGCCCGGCGCCCTGGGAGCGCGACGAGAGCAGCCGGCGATGA
- a CDS encoding endonuclease domain-containing protein yields the protein MTNSTGSADRLPTASFTLLDGLESELGPGRVRGGGIIIPSRGIRRPLDAREDLLSRAAPYTRLHESTSVSHLTASLLHGIPLPAWAQDTSQIDLARSGGPEERLGQPRRFEVRGHRVRLGADDVMMLGGTRVTTAERTWLDLCGVRQLTMDDVIVAGEHLVSEHQRGIHPRTAIVTLAQLRAYVGGKRRVPGLGRARIALELMAVGADSPQETRIRLMLERAGLPPFKPNCVVVDPWGKVLWVDLGNARYRVAIEYDGEHHLDPEQQQWDRSRNRRTVAAGWAQVILTREDLVRGEAHIVSRVVAALTSQGWR from the coding sequence GTGACGAACAGCACAGGCTCCGCTGACCGGCTCCCCACGGCCTCCTTCACCCTGCTCGACGGGCTCGAGTCGGAGCTCGGGCCGGGCAGGGTGCGCGGCGGCGGCATCATCATCCCGAGCCGCGGCATCCGCAGGCCGCTCGACGCCCGCGAGGACCTTCTGAGCCGGGCGGCCCCCTACACGCGGCTGCACGAGTCCACCTCCGTCAGCCACCTGACGGCTTCCCTCCTCCACGGCATCCCCCTGCCCGCGTGGGCCCAGGACACGTCCCAGATCGATCTCGCCCGGTCCGGCGGCCCGGAGGAGCGGCTCGGCCAGCCCCGGCGCTTCGAGGTGCGCGGGCACCGCGTCCGCCTCGGTGCCGACGACGTGATGATGCTCGGCGGCACGAGGGTCACCACGGCTGAGCGGACCTGGCTCGACCTGTGCGGGGTCCGTCAGCTGACCATGGACGACGTCATCGTTGCCGGCGAGCACCTGGTCTCGGAACACCAGCGCGGGATCCATCCGCGCACAGCGATCGTCACGCTCGCCCAATTGCGCGCCTATGTTGGCGGCAAGCGCCGGGTCCCCGGCCTCGGGAGGGCGCGGATCGCCCTCGAGCTCATGGCCGTGGGAGCCGATTCGCCGCAGGAGACGCGGATCCGGCTCATGCTCGAGCGCGCGGGCCTGCCGCCTTTCAAACCCAACTGCGTCGTCGTGGACCCCTGGGGCAAGGTCCTGTGGGTCGATCTGGGCAACGCCCGCTACCGCGTGGCCATCGAGTACGACGGCGAGCACCACCTTGACCCCGAGCAGCAGCAATGGGACCGCAGCCGCAACCGGAGGACCGTGGCGGCCGGCTGGGCGCAGGTGATCCTCACCCGGGAGGACCTCGTCAGAGGCGAGGCGCACATCGTCAGCCGCGTCGTCGCCGCCCTGACGTCACAGGGCTGGCGCTGA
- the mfd gene encoding transcription-repair coupling factor translates to MSVDVLRPASREGAPILEGLRRAVGEDASVARLREYASKPAARRSQDLQVVAPTGLRPVVVAEVVEALPEPGAVVLAVTATEREAEDLVSALGAYVPAESVALFPSWETLPHERLSPRSDTVGRRLAVLRRLAHPAAAPADGGGRATGELRVVVAPVRAVLQPLVAGLGDLEPVSLAVGQDAPFDDVVRALADAAYARVDMVSHRGEFAVRGGIIDVFPPTEDHPVRVEFFGDEVEQMRWFAVADQRSLSGPTVHHPTALFAPPCRELLITPAVMGRAARLKGRLPAAADMLEKIAGGIAVEGMESLAPLLVDRMVPFIGELPAGSAALVMEPEKVRARAHDLAATNEEFLAAAWATASDGGAAPLDVALAEAGEDSGEHAGRLEDASFATLGEVRSDAQERGVTWWSLTSLGVDQETVLDIDVVTIAAREPRGYQGDVAEMMEFIGGRVRDEWRIVVATDGPGPAQRLAELFHDANIPCSRIDGLDRAPDPGIIEITKAPAGKGFVLDGLKLGLLTEADLLGRASAAGTRDMRKMPSRRRNAVDPLSLTAGDFVVHEQHGIGKFVELVQRKIAGGGHSAGQGAAGAAPTREYMVLEYAPAKRGAPGDRLFVPTDQLDQVTRYVGGDTPSLSKMGGADWASTKSKAKKAVKEIAGELIRLYSARMASKGHAFGPDTPWQRELEEAFPYVETPDQLTTINEVKADMEREVPMDRLVSGDVGYGKTEIAVRAAFKAVQDGKQVAVLVPTTLLAQQHYETFSERFSGFPVRVRALSRFQTGTESKETLEGLKNGSVDVVIGTHRLLSKEVQFKDLGLVIIDEEQRFGVEHKEELKKMRTNVDVLAMSATPIPRTLEMSLTGIRETSTLATPPEERHPVLTYVGPYTDKQVSAAIRRELMREGQVFFVHNRVSSIDKTAAAIRELVPEARVEVAHGQMSESRLEKIIVDFWEKRFDVLVCTTIIETGLDISNANTLIIDRADSYGLSQLHQLRGRVGRGRERAYAYFLYPAEKPLGEVALERLKAVAAHNELGAGMQLAMKDLEIRGAGNLLGGEQSGHIQGVGFDLYIRLVGEAVADFRGEGEEKAAEMKIELPVNAHLPHDYVPGERLRLEAYRKLAAATDDAGINEVMEELTDRYGEPPAPVQNLAAVARFRVRARAAGLTDVALQGNMVRFAPADLPESKQMRLTRMYKGAQYKPALNAVLIPKPKTAPIGGADLADGEILAWADQVVEAIFAPAPSTTP, encoded by the coding sequence GTGTCTGTTGACGTGCTGCGCCCGGCGAGCCGCGAGGGCGCCCCCATCCTCGAGGGCCTGCGCCGTGCCGTCGGGGAGGACGCGAGCGTGGCCCGGCTCCGCGAGTACGCCTCCAAGCCGGCGGCCCGCCGCAGCCAGGACCTCCAGGTGGTCGCGCCCACCGGGCTCCGGCCGGTGGTCGTCGCCGAGGTGGTCGAGGCACTGCCGGAACCGGGCGCCGTCGTGCTCGCCGTGACCGCGACCGAGCGCGAGGCGGAGGACCTCGTCTCGGCGCTGGGCGCCTACGTCCCGGCCGAGTCCGTCGCGCTCTTCCCGAGCTGGGAGACCCTCCCGCACGAGCGGCTCTCGCCGCGCTCGGACACCGTGGGGCGGCGGTTGGCCGTCCTGCGCCGCCTCGCGCACCCCGCGGCCGCGCCGGCCGACGGCGGCGGCCGGGCCACCGGAGAGCTCAGGGTCGTGGTCGCGCCCGTGCGCGCGGTCCTGCAGCCGCTCGTGGCTGGCCTCGGGGACCTCGAGCCGGTCTCCCTCGCCGTCGGGCAGGACGCGCCGTTCGACGACGTGGTCCGAGCGCTCGCCGACGCCGCGTACGCCCGCGTCGACATGGTCAGCCACCGCGGCGAGTTCGCCGTGCGCGGCGGCATCATCGACGTCTTCCCGCCCACCGAGGACCACCCCGTCCGCGTCGAGTTCTTCGGCGACGAGGTCGAGCAGATGCGCTGGTTCGCCGTCGCCGACCAGCGCTCCCTCAGCGGGCCCACCGTCCACCACCCCACCGCGCTGTTCGCCCCGCCCTGCCGCGAGCTGCTCATCACCCCCGCGGTCATGGGCCGCGCCGCCAGGCTCAAGGGGCGGCTGCCCGCCGCGGCGGACATGCTCGAGAAGATCGCCGGCGGGATCGCGGTCGAGGGCATGGAGTCCCTCGCCCCGCTCCTCGTGGACCGCATGGTCCCGTTCATCGGGGAGCTCCCGGCCGGGTCGGCCGCGCTCGTCATGGAGCCGGAGAAGGTGCGCGCCCGCGCCCACGACCTCGCCGCGACCAACGAGGAGTTCCTCGCCGCCGCGTGGGCCACCGCGTCCGACGGCGGCGCCGCACCGCTCGACGTCGCCCTCGCCGAGGCGGGGGAGGACTCGGGCGAGCACGCCGGCCGGCTCGAGGACGCGAGCTTCGCCACGCTGGGCGAGGTCCGCTCCGACGCCCAGGAGCGCGGCGTCACGTGGTGGTCGCTCACGTCCCTCGGCGTGGACCAGGAGACGGTCCTGGACATCGACGTGGTCACCATCGCCGCCCGCGAGCCCCGCGGGTACCAGGGCGACGTGGCCGAGATGATGGAGTTCATCGGGGGCAGGGTGCGGGACGAGTGGCGGATCGTCGTCGCGACGGACGGCCCCGGGCCCGCCCAGCGCCTGGCCGAGCTGTTCCACGACGCGAACATCCCGTGCAGCCGCATCGACGGGCTCGACCGCGCCCCCGACCCCGGCATCATCGAGATCACCAAGGCACCGGCCGGCAAGGGCTTCGTGCTCGACGGGCTCAAGCTCGGGCTCCTCACCGAGGCGGACCTCCTCGGGCGGGCGAGCGCGGCGGGGACCCGCGACATGCGCAAGATGCCCTCCCGGCGGCGCAACGCCGTCGACCCCCTCTCGCTCACCGCGGGGGACTTCGTGGTGCACGAGCAGCACGGGATCGGGAAGTTCGTCGAGCTCGTGCAGCGCAAGATAGCCGGAGGCGGACACAGCGCGGGGCAGGGCGCGGCCGGTGCCGCGCCGACGCGCGAGTACATGGTCCTCGAGTACGCGCCGGCCAAGCGCGGCGCGCCGGGGGACCGGCTCTTCGTGCCCACCGACCAGCTGGACCAGGTGACCCGGTACGTGGGCGGGGACACGCCGTCGCTGTCGAAGATGGGCGGGGCCGACTGGGCCTCGACCAAGTCCAAGGCCAAGAAGGCGGTCAAGGAGATCGCCGGGGAGCTCATCCGGCTCTACTCGGCCCGCATGGCGTCCAAGGGGCACGCGTTCGGGCCCGACACCCCCTGGCAGCGCGAGCTCGAGGAGGCGTTCCCCTACGTCGAGACGCCGGACCAGCTCACCACGATCAACGAGGTCAAGGCGGACATGGAGCGCGAGGTCCCCATGGACCGCCTGGTCTCCGGCGACGTCGGCTACGGCAAGACCGAGATCGCCGTCCGGGCCGCGTTCAAGGCGGTCCAGGACGGCAAGCAGGTGGCCGTGCTCGTGCCGACCACCCTGCTCGCCCAGCAGCACTACGAGACGTTCTCGGAGCGGTTCTCGGGCTTCCCGGTCCGCGTGCGGGCGCTCTCGCGCTTCCAGACCGGCACGGAGTCCAAGGAGACGCTCGAGGGGCTCAAGAACGGCTCGGTCGACGTGGTCATCGGCACGCACCGGCTCCTGTCCAAGGAGGTCCAGTTCAAGGACCTGGGCCTGGTGATCATCGACGAGGAGCAGCGCTTCGGCGTCGAGCACAAGGAGGAGCTCAAGAAGATGCGCACCAACGTGGACGTCCTCGCGATGTCCGCGACGCCCATCCCGCGCACGCTCGAGATGTCCCTCACCGGCATCCGCGAGACCTCCACGCTCGCCACGCCGCCCGAGGAGCGCCACCCCGTCCTGACCTACGTGGGCCCGTACACGGACAAGCAGGTCTCCGCCGCCATCCGCCGCGAGCTCATGCGCGAGGGCCAGGTGTTCTTCGTGCACAACCGCGTCTCCTCGATCGACAAGACGGCCGCCGCGATCCGCGAGCTCGTGCCCGAGGCGCGCGTCGAGGTGGCCCATGGACAGATGTCCGAGTCCCGGCTCGAGAAGATCATCGTGGACTTCTGGGAGAAGCGCTTCGACGTGCTCGTGTGCACCACCATCATCGAAACCGGCCTCGACATCTCCAACGCGAACACGCTCATCATCGACCGCGCCGACTCCTATGGCCTCTCCCAGCTGCACCAGCTGCGCGGCCGGGTGGGCCGCGGGCGCGAGCGCGCGTACGCGTACTTCCTGTACCCGGCGGAGAAGCCCCTCGGCGAGGTCGCCCTCGAGCGGCTCAAGGCGGTCGCGGCGCACAACGAGCTGGGCGCCGGCATGCAGCTGGCCATGAAGGACCTCGAGATCCGCGGCGCCGGCAACCTCCTCGGCGGCGAGCAGTCCGGGCACATCCAGGGCGTGGGGTTCGACCTCTACATCCGGCTCGTCGGCGAGGCCGTCGCGGACTTCCGCGGGGAGGGCGAGGAGAAGGCCGCCGAGATGAAGATCGAGCTCCCGGTGAACGCGCACCTCCCGCACGACTACGTGCCGGGGGAGCGGCTCCGCCTGGAGGCCTACCGCAAGCTCGCTGCCGCGACGGACGACGCCGGCATCAACGAGGTCATGGAGGAGCTCACGGACCGGTACGGCGAGCCGCCCGCCCCGGTGCAGAACCTCGCGGCCGTGGCACGGTTCCGGGTGCGGGCCCGCGCGGCGGGCCTGACCGACGTGGCGCTCCAGGGGAACATGGTGCGCTTCGCGCCCGCCGACCTGCCCGAGTCCAAGCAGATGCGCCTGACCCGGATGTACAAGGGGGCCCAGTACAAGCCGGCGCTCAACGCCGTGCTCATCCCCAAGCCCAAGACCGCCCCCATCGGCGGTGCCGACCTCGCCGACGGGGAGATCCTCGCCTGGGCGGACCAGGTGGTGGAGGCCATCTTCGCCCCGGCCCCCTCGACCACCCCCTGA
- a CDS encoding VanZ family protein: MPRTPSLRPGVRRALAAAAVLYLAGVALVVLWPSPVDRPEAGTIQAVFLWLHAQGLPRWLGYAQLEWTSNVAFFVPFGFLAVLLGARPWAAVLAGVAASAAAETAQALFLPERTASLMDILANSLGALVGAAVAVLVQRRQPASAPQPASGRRPTAP; this comes from the coding sequence GTGCCCCGAACCCCCTCACTCCGGCCCGGGGTGCGGCGTGCCCTGGCGGCCGCGGCGGTGCTGTACCTGGCCGGGGTGGCCCTCGTGGTCCTGTGGCCCTCGCCCGTGGACCGGCCGGAGGCGGGCACGATCCAGGCCGTCTTCCTGTGGCTGCATGCGCAGGGGCTCCCCCGCTGGCTCGGCTACGCCCAGCTCGAGTGGACGTCCAACGTCGCGTTCTTCGTCCCGTTCGGCTTCTTGGCCGTGCTCCTCGGCGCACGGCCGTGGGCCGCGGTGCTCGCCGGGGTCGCGGCGTCGGCGGCGGCCGAGACCGCGCAGGCGCTGTTCCTGCCCGAGCGGACGGCGTCCCTGATGGACATCCTCGCCAACAGCCTCGGCGCGCTCGTGGGGGCCGCGGTCGCGGTGCTCGTGCAGCGCCGGCAGCCCGCATCCGCGCCGCAGCCCGCGTCCGGGCGCCGCCCCACGGCACCCTAG
- a CDS encoding SCO4848 family membrane protein, with protein sequence MQLPVALSWVLIVAGVWNLVVWPQFLRRIMKDPRAKDEQGRATRFMTVHLLLVSISVTLGVAVAVIGIRTLFS encoded by the coding sequence ATGCAGCTGCCGGTCGCCCTCTCCTGGGTGCTCATCGTGGCCGGCGTGTGGAACCTCGTGGTGTGGCCGCAGTTCCTCCGCCGGATCATGAAGGATCCGCGGGCCAAGGATGAGCAGGGCCGGGCCACCCGGTTCATGACCGTCCACCTGCTGCTCGTGTCCATCTCGGTGACGCTCGGCGTGGCGGTTGCCGTGATCGGGATCAGGACGCTCTTCTCCTGA
- a CDS encoding DUF2505 domain-containing protein gives MALSASQTLNFPVDRVAAVFADEAFQRHVSELVGGRLESFAVDGDVAGAFTATVVRQLPTQRLPEIARKVVGEYVNVTQTEVWGAPEADGSRQADIKVKVAGAPVDVAAVQRLAADGGATRIELNGTVSSSVPLLGGKIASAAEPMVGKALNLQATQAEAWLAGEIN, from the coding sequence GTGGCACTGTCAGCCAGCCAGACCCTCAACTTCCCCGTCGACCGCGTTGCGGCGGTGTTCGCGGACGAGGCGTTCCAGCGCCATGTGAGCGAGCTCGTCGGCGGCCGCCTCGAGTCGTTCGCGGTCGACGGCGACGTCGCCGGCGCCTTCACGGCCACGGTCGTGCGCCAGCTGCCCACGCAGCGCCTGCCCGAGATCGCCCGCAAGGTCGTCGGCGAGTACGTCAACGTCACCCAGACCGAGGTCTGGGGCGCGCCCGAGGCCGACGGCTCCCGCCAGGCCGACATCAAGGTCAAGGTTGCCGGCGCGCCGGTGGACGTCGCGGCCGTTCAGCGCCTCGCGGCCGACGGCGGCGCGACCCGCATCGAGCTCAACGGCACCGTGAGCTCCTCGGTGCCCCTCCTGGGCGGCAAGATCGCCTCCGCCGCCGAGCCGATGGTCGGCAAGGCGCTCAACCTCCAGGCGACGCAGGCCGAGGCCTGGCTGGCCGGCGAGATCAACTGA